CGTAGGAGAGCCGCACGCCCCACGCGGTGCCGTCGCCCATGGCGGCGCGCACGGCGTCCACCATGTAGGAGCAGGAGAGCACGACGTCCCGCACGCCGTGGCGCGCGAGCAGCGCGAGCTGATACGCGAGGAAGGGGATGTTGAGCAGGGGGACGATGGGCTTGGGCCGGTCATAGGTGAGCGGCCGGAGCCGCGTGCCCTGCCCCCCGGCGAGGATGACGGCGGTTACTTGGTCGGCGTCCAGGGCTCCGCCTCGCCGATCAGCATGACGGGGATCCCGTCGCGGATGGGATAGGCCTTGCGGCACGCCGGGCAGATGATGCGGGTGTCCTCGAACAGGAGATCGCCCTTGCAGGCGGGGCAGGCCAGGATGGCGCGTAGCTCCTCGTCGATCATCGCGAGCGCTCCTTCTTGAAGAATCCGTAGGTGAGGGCGAGCCCCTCGTCCAGCGACACCGCCGGGCGCCAGCCGAGCTCGCGCGCGGCGCGCGCGGCGTCGAGACAACTCCGGCGCTGCTCGCCGGGCCGGGCCCGCGCGTGCACGAAGGCGGCGTCGAGGCCGACGGCGTTACAGAGGCGTTTGTGCAATTCGAGGACGGTGGTCTCGCTGCCGGTGCCGATGTTGAGGCCGCCGGTGAGGCGCGGCCGCTCCAGCGCCGCGAGGTTCGCCGCCGCCACGTCGGCCACGTAGACGTAGTCCCGCGTCTGCTTGCCGTCGCCGTTGATCTGGCACGGCACCCCGTCGAGCAGTCGGGTGCAGAAGATCGCGACCACCCCGGCCTCGCCGGCGGGATTCTGGCGGGGCCCGTAGACGTTGGCGTAGCGCAGCGACAGCGCCGTCCAGCCGTGCAGCGCGCCCAGCGCGACGATGTACTGCTCCATCGCGGCCTTCGAGACGCCGTAGGGCGAGGAGGGCCGCGAGGGATGATCCTCCGGCGTGGGAATGACCTCGGTGTCGCCGTAGCCGGCGCTGCTCGCGGAGTAGATGATGCGCTGGACGCCCGCGCGTCGGCAGCACTCGAGGAGATTGAGCCCGCCGACCAGGTTCACGCTGGCATCGAAGCCGGGATCCGCCACCGAGCGGCCCACCGAGGCCTGGGCGGCCAGATGCGCGACCGCCTCGGGCCGCTCCTTGTGGAACACGTCGCCGAGGCGCGCGCTGCGGAGGTCCATGGCGTGGAGGGTGACCGGCTTACCGGCGAGCCAGGCGGGATTGCCGGTGGCGAGGTTATCGACC
This window of the Candidatus Methylomirabilota bacterium genome carries:
- a CDS encoding NAD-dependent epimerase/dehydratase family protein, translated to MRVLVTGGAGFIGSHVVDALLGAGHTVSVVDNLATGNPAWLAGKPVTLHAMDLRSARLGDVFHKERPEAVAHLAAQASVGRSVADPGFDASVNLVGGLNLLECCRRAGVQRIIYSASSAGYGDTEVIPTPEDHPSRPSSPYGVSKAAMEQYIVALGALHGWTALSLRYANVYGPRQNPAGEAGVVAIFCTRLLDGVPCQINGDGKQTRDYVYVADVAAANLAALERPRLTGGLNIGTGSETTVLELHKRLCNAVGLDAAFVHARARPGEQRRSCLDAARAARELGWRPAVSLDEGLALTYGFFKKERSR
- a CDS encoding Trm112 family protein — encoded protein: MDEELRAILACPACKGDLLFEDTRIICPACRKAYPIRDGIPVMLIGEAEPWTPTK